One Conger conger chromosome 18, fConCon1.1, whole genome shotgun sequence DNA window includes the following coding sequences:
- the LOC133117952 gene encoding oocyte zinc finger protein XlCOF6-like isoform X1, producing the protein MSHVVTFRAQLASIMDVLAKATVTELYKHVAKDDIDCCTTQCLEITSCSNEAAKKKLPLMVDSELAVQLASVMEILTKEALEEICKLVEEGCAVLHLEKAQTQVENQALKRRLQLTESQLRTVSGGREGAALESPAGRPSCSVGVHVSHNCGGEKIVLEEDPPATNLWSGEEASTGETTPHQPATTRDQSTDTENRKHGQLLMKNVNPAFGLANGDSQSGLKMSEETDLVGASTDARELLPDESQYCEEVQDTLLVPVQGQEEQDPHAIPAELSSDVKDRSAQGTFTAVKAMTDRQNVSKGQKPFSCKLCGKKFARQSNLKAHQVVHTREKRFNCTQCGQKFTAKCSLNVHQLVVHKGEKRFCCTYCGRVFGTQSHLKEHQVVGKKPYNCTQCGEDFPVKCKLKHHWSTVHNGEKPYSCAHCGKSFLRERKLAAHQLVHTGAKPFSCADCGKCFTARSSLNVHHQTVHRGEKPHRCDTCGKSFSQRSGLRAHQRTHTGERPHICTNCGKSFSGSSTLKIHMRVHTGEKAFSCDVCGKCFSLAPNLNRHKRTHTGEKAFKCERCGRSFTQASHLKVHQRIHTGERPFTCEICGNRFNQKSALKVHQAVHSFEKPHNCAECGKCFSSAANLCKHQLIHTVGKPHSCSVCGKSFRTANSLKIHEQAHTSGKPFRCDVCGQRYSSASYLNTHQIIHTGVKPYSCSECGKGFIRQSTLNSHQRTHTGEKPYSCQECGKSFSVPQNLTRHQRIHTGDKPFVCGVCGTGFCQANNLKAHQQTHTGERPFVCDKCGKRFSALRNLKEHKCAYR; encoded by the exons ATGTCGCACGTTGTTACTTTTAGAGCTCAGCTGGCGTCGATTATGGATGTTTTAGCTAAAGCTACAGTGACAGAACTCTACAAACATGTCGCCAAGGACGATATTGATTGCTGTACAACGCAATGTTTAGAAATTACTTCCTGTTCTAACGAAGCAGCAAAGAAAAAGTTACCGTTGATGGTGGACAGCGAACTCGCG GTGCAGTTGGCCTCCGTAATGGAGATCCTGACAAAAGAGGCCCTGGAAGAAATCTGCAAACTTGTGGAGgagggctgtgctgtgctgcacCTGGAGAAGGCCCAGACTCAGGTGGAGAACCAGGCTCTGAAGAGGAGGCTGCAGCTGACGGAGAGCCAGCTGAGGACAGTGagcgggggcagggagggggcagCGCTGGAGAGCCCAGCAGGGAGACCCAGCTGCTCTGTGGGAGTTCACGTCAGCCATAATTGCGGAGGAGAGAAGATTG TTTTAGAAGAGGATCCTCCTGCCACCAACCTGTGGAGTGGTGAAGAGGCCTCAACAGGGGAGACGACTCCACATCAGCCTGCCACCACAAGAGACCAG TCTACAGACACGGAGAACAGAAAGCATGGACAACTTCTGATGAAGAACGTAAACCCTGCATTTGGTTTGGCAAACGGTGATTCACAGAGCGGACTAAAGATGAGTGAGGAAA CAGATCTTGTAGGGGCCAGTACTGATGCTAGAGAGCTACTTCCTGATGAGAGTCAGTACTGTGAAGAAGTACAGGACACGCTTCTTGTACCTGTGCAGGGCCAAGAGGAACAGGACCCACACGCCATACCCGCAGAATTAAGCTCAGATGTCAAAGACCGTTCTGCCCAAGGGACTTTCACCGCGGTGAAGGCCATGACCGATCGTCAAAACGTGAGCAAAGGACAGAAACCATTCAGTTGCAAGCTGTGTGGAAAGAAGTTTGCCAGGCAAAGTAATCTCAAAGCACACCAGGTTGTACACACAAGAGAGAAACGATTTAACTGCACTCAGTGTGGGCAGAAATTCACTGCGAAATGTAGCTTGAATGTACATCAGCTTGTAGTGCACAAAGGAGAGAAGCGCTTCTGCTGCACATATTGCGGGAGGGTGTTTGGTACACAGAGTCATCTTAAAGAACACCAAGTTGTGGGAAAGAAACCATATAATTGCACACAGTGTGGGGAGGATTTCCCAGTCAAATGTAAACTGAAACATCACTGGTCGACGGTACATAATGGCGAGAAACCGTACAGTTGCGCACACTGTGGGAAGAGTTTTCTAAGAGAAAGAAAACTGGCAGCGCACCAGCTGGTTCACACAGGAGCCAAGCCGTTTAGCTGCGCAGACTGTGGGAAGTGTTTCACAGCCAGAAGTAGTCTGAATGTTCACCATCAAACGGTGCACAGGGGAGAGAAACCGCACCGCTGTGACACATGTGGCAAGAGTTTCAGTCAGAGGAGTGGACTGAGAGCGCACCAGAGaactcacacaggagagagaccccACATTTGTACCAACTGTGGAAAGAGCTTCTCCGGCTCAAGTACCCTGAAGATACACATGAGGGTCCACACCGGAGAGAAGGCCTTTtcgtgtgatgtgtgtgggaagtgctttagTCTGGCGCCTAATCTTAACAGACACAAACggactcacacaggggagaaagCCTTTAAATGTGAGAGATGCGGGAGGAGTTTCACTCAAGCTAGCCATCTAAAAGTACATCAGCGAATTCACACGGGAGAAAGGCCATTTACCTGCGAAATATGCGGGAACCGGTTCAATCAGAAAAGTGCACTGAAGGTACACCAGGCAGTTCACTCATTTGAGAAGCCACACAATTGTGCAGAGTGTGGAAAGTGTTTCTCTTCCGCGGCAAATCTTTGTAAACACCAGCTGATACACACTGTAGGGAAACCacacagctgcagtgtgtgtggaaagaGTTTCCGTACAGCAAACAGTCTTAAAATTCATGAGCAAGCTCACACAAGTGGGAAGCCTTTTCGTTGCGATGTATGTGGACAGCGCTACAGTTCTGCAAGTTATCTCAACACACACCAAATTATTCACACAGGAGTGAAACCATACAGTTGCAGTGAATGTGGGAAAGGTTTCATAAGGCAAAGCACTCTTAATTCACACCAGCGGACTCACACAGGAGAAAAACCATATAGTTGTCAGGAGTGTGGCAAGAGCTTCAGCGTTCCTCAGAATTTGACTCGACACCAGCGTATTCACACAGGAGATAAACCATTTGTCTGCGGTGTTTGTGGAACTGGTTTCTGTCAGGCAAATAATCTTAAAGCGCACCAGCAAACGCATACGGGAGAGAGACCATTCGTGTGTGATAAATGTGGGAAACGTTTTTCTGCTCTGAGAAACCTTAAAGAGCATAAGTGTGCTTATCGTTGA
- the LOC133117952 gene encoding oocyte zinc finger protein XlCOF6-like isoform X3, whose translation MSHVVTFRAQLASIMDVLAKATVTELYKHVAKDDIDCCTTQCLEITSCSNEAAKKKLPLMVDSELALASVMEILTKEALEEICKLVEEGCAVLHLEKAQTQVENQALKRRLQLTESQLRTVSGGREGAALESPAGRPSCSVGVHVSHNCGGEKIVLEEDPPATNLWSGEEASTGETTPHQPATTRDQSTDTENRKHGQLLMKNVNPAFGLANGDSQSGLKMSEETDLVGASTDARELLPDESQYCEEVQDTLLVPVQGQEEQDPHAIPAELSSDVKDRSAQGTFTAVKAMTDRQNVSKGQKPFSCKLCGKKFARQSNLKAHQVVHTREKRFNCTQCGQKFTAKCSLNVHQLVVHKGEKRFCCTYCGRVFGTQSHLKEHQVVGKKPYNCTQCGEDFPVKCKLKHHWSTVHNGEKPYSCAHCGKSFLRERKLAAHQLVHTGAKPFSCADCGKCFTARSSLNVHHQTVHRGEKPHRCDTCGKSFSQRSGLRAHQRTHTGERPHICTNCGKSFSGSSTLKIHMRVHTGEKAFSCDVCGKCFSLAPNLNRHKRTHTGEKAFKCERCGRSFTQASHLKVHQRIHTGERPFTCEICGNRFNQKSALKVHQAVHSFEKPHNCAECGKCFSSAANLCKHQLIHTVGKPHSCSVCGKSFRTANSLKIHEQAHTSGKPFRCDVCGQRYSSASYLNTHQIIHTGVKPYSCSECGKGFIRQSTLNSHQRTHTGEKPYSCQECGKSFSVPQNLTRHQRIHTGDKPFVCGVCGTGFCQANNLKAHQQTHTGERPFVCDKCGKRFSALRNLKEHKCAYR comes from the exons ATGTCGCACGTTGTTACTTTTAGAGCTCAGCTGGCGTCGATTATGGATGTTTTAGCTAAAGCTACAGTGACAGAACTCTACAAACATGTCGCCAAGGACGATATTGATTGCTGTACAACGCAATGTTTAGAAATTACTTCCTGTTCTAACGAAGCAGCAAAGAAAAAGTTACCGTTGATGGTGGACAGCGAACTCGCG TTGGCCTCCGTAATGGAGATCCTGACAAAAGAGGCCCTGGAAGAAATCTGCAAACTTGTGGAGgagggctgtgctgtgctgcacCTGGAGAAGGCCCAGACTCAGGTGGAGAACCAGGCTCTGAAGAGGAGGCTGCAGCTGACGGAGAGCCAGCTGAGGACAGTGagcgggggcagggagggggcagCGCTGGAGAGCCCAGCAGGGAGACCCAGCTGCTCTGTGGGAGTTCACGTCAGCCATAATTGCGGAGGAGAGAAGATTG TTTTAGAAGAGGATCCTCCTGCCACCAACCTGTGGAGTGGTGAAGAGGCCTCAACAGGGGAGACGACTCCACATCAGCCTGCCACCACAAGAGACCAG TCTACAGACACGGAGAACAGAAAGCATGGACAACTTCTGATGAAGAACGTAAACCCTGCATTTGGTTTGGCAAACGGTGATTCACAGAGCGGACTAAAGATGAGTGAGGAAA CAGATCTTGTAGGGGCCAGTACTGATGCTAGAGAGCTACTTCCTGATGAGAGTCAGTACTGTGAAGAAGTACAGGACACGCTTCTTGTACCTGTGCAGGGCCAAGAGGAACAGGACCCACACGCCATACCCGCAGAATTAAGCTCAGATGTCAAAGACCGTTCTGCCCAAGGGACTTTCACCGCGGTGAAGGCCATGACCGATCGTCAAAACGTGAGCAAAGGACAGAAACCATTCAGTTGCAAGCTGTGTGGAAAGAAGTTTGCCAGGCAAAGTAATCTCAAAGCACACCAGGTTGTACACACAAGAGAGAAACGATTTAACTGCACTCAGTGTGGGCAGAAATTCACTGCGAAATGTAGCTTGAATGTACATCAGCTTGTAGTGCACAAAGGAGAGAAGCGCTTCTGCTGCACATATTGCGGGAGGGTGTTTGGTACACAGAGTCATCTTAAAGAACACCAAGTTGTGGGAAAGAAACCATATAATTGCACACAGTGTGGGGAGGATTTCCCAGTCAAATGTAAACTGAAACATCACTGGTCGACGGTACATAATGGCGAGAAACCGTACAGTTGCGCACACTGTGGGAAGAGTTTTCTAAGAGAAAGAAAACTGGCAGCGCACCAGCTGGTTCACACAGGAGCCAAGCCGTTTAGCTGCGCAGACTGTGGGAAGTGTTTCACAGCCAGAAGTAGTCTGAATGTTCACCATCAAACGGTGCACAGGGGAGAGAAACCGCACCGCTGTGACACATGTGGCAAGAGTTTCAGTCAGAGGAGTGGACTGAGAGCGCACCAGAGaactcacacaggagagagaccccACATTTGTACCAACTGTGGAAAGAGCTTCTCCGGCTCAAGTACCCTGAAGATACACATGAGGGTCCACACCGGAGAGAAGGCCTTTtcgtgtgatgtgtgtgggaagtgctttagTCTGGCGCCTAATCTTAACAGACACAAACggactcacacaggggagaaagCCTTTAAATGTGAGAGATGCGGGAGGAGTTTCACTCAAGCTAGCCATCTAAAAGTACATCAGCGAATTCACACGGGAGAAAGGCCATTTACCTGCGAAATATGCGGGAACCGGTTCAATCAGAAAAGTGCACTGAAGGTACACCAGGCAGTTCACTCATTTGAGAAGCCACACAATTGTGCAGAGTGTGGAAAGTGTTTCTCTTCCGCGGCAAATCTTTGTAAACACCAGCTGATACACACTGTAGGGAAACCacacagctgcagtgtgtgtggaaagaGTTTCCGTACAGCAAACAGTCTTAAAATTCATGAGCAAGCTCACACAAGTGGGAAGCCTTTTCGTTGCGATGTATGTGGACAGCGCTACAGTTCTGCAAGTTATCTCAACACACACCAAATTATTCACACAGGAGTGAAACCATACAGTTGCAGTGAATGTGGGAAAGGTTTCATAAGGCAAAGCACTCTTAATTCACACCAGCGGACTCACACAGGAGAAAAACCATATAGTTGTCAGGAGTGTGGCAAGAGCTTCAGCGTTCCTCAGAATTTGACTCGACACCAGCGTATTCACACAGGAGATAAACCATTTGTCTGCGGTGTTTGTGGAACTGGTTTCTGTCAGGCAAATAATCTTAAAGCGCACCAGCAAACGCATACGGGAGAGAGACCATTCGTGTGTGATAAATGTGGGAAACGTTTTTCTGCTCTGAGAAACCTTAAAGAGCATAAGTGTGCTTATCGTTGA
- the LOC133117952 gene encoding oocyte zinc finger protein XlCOF6-like isoform X2 encodes MSHVVTFRAQLASIMDVLAKATVTELYKHVAKDDIDCCTTQCLEITSCSNEAAKKKLPLMVDSELAVQLASVMEILTKEALEEICKLVEEGCAVLHLEKAQTQVENQALKRRLQLTESQLRTVSGGREGAALESPAGRPSCSVGVHVSHNCGGEKIVLEEDPPATNLWSGEEASTGETTPHQPATTRDQSTDTENRKHGQLLMKNVNPAFGLANGDSQSGLKMSEENLVGASTDARELLPDESQYCEEVQDTLLVPVQGQEEQDPHAIPAELSSDVKDRSAQGTFTAVKAMTDRQNVSKGQKPFSCKLCGKKFARQSNLKAHQVVHTREKRFNCTQCGQKFTAKCSLNVHQLVVHKGEKRFCCTYCGRVFGTQSHLKEHQVVGKKPYNCTQCGEDFPVKCKLKHHWSTVHNGEKPYSCAHCGKSFLRERKLAAHQLVHTGAKPFSCADCGKCFTARSSLNVHHQTVHRGEKPHRCDTCGKSFSQRSGLRAHQRTHTGERPHICTNCGKSFSGSSTLKIHMRVHTGEKAFSCDVCGKCFSLAPNLNRHKRTHTGEKAFKCERCGRSFTQASHLKVHQRIHTGERPFTCEICGNRFNQKSALKVHQAVHSFEKPHNCAECGKCFSSAANLCKHQLIHTVGKPHSCSVCGKSFRTANSLKIHEQAHTSGKPFRCDVCGQRYSSASYLNTHQIIHTGVKPYSCSECGKGFIRQSTLNSHQRTHTGEKPYSCQECGKSFSVPQNLTRHQRIHTGDKPFVCGVCGTGFCQANNLKAHQQTHTGERPFVCDKCGKRFSALRNLKEHKCAYR; translated from the exons ATGTCGCACGTTGTTACTTTTAGAGCTCAGCTGGCGTCGATTATGGATGTTTTAGCTAAAGCTACAGTGACAGAACTCTACAAACATGTCGCCAAGGACGATATTGATTGCTGTACAACGCAATGTTTAGAAATTACTTCCTGTTCTAACGAAGCAGCAAAGAAAAAGTTACCGTTGATGGTGGACAGCGAACTCGCG GTGCAGTTGGCCTCCGTAATGGAGATCCTGACAAAAGAGGCCCTGGAAGAAATCTGCAAACTTGTGGAGgagggctgtgctgtgctgcacCTGGAGAAGGCCCAGACTCAGGTGGAGAACCAGGCTCTGAAGAGGAGGCTGCAGCTGACGGAGAGCCAGCTGAGGACAGTGagcgggggcagggagggggcagCGCTGGAGAGCCCAGCAGGGAGACCCAGCTGCTCTGTGGGAGTTCACGTCAGCCATAATTGCGGAGGAGAGAAGATTG TTTTAGAAGAGGATCCTCCTGCCACCAACCTGTGGAGTGGTGAAGAGGCCTCAACAGGGGAGACGACTCCACATCAGCCTGCCACCACAAGAGACCAG TCTACAGACACGGAGAACAGAAAGCATGGACAACTTCTGATGAAGAACGTAAACCCTGCATTTGGTTTGGCAAACGGTGATTCACAGAGCGGACTAAAGATGAGTGAGGAAA ATCTTGTAGGGGCCAGTACTGATGCTAGAGAGCTACTTCCTGATGAGAGTCAGTACTGTGAAGAAGTACAGGACACGCTTCTTGTACCTGTGCAGGGCCAAGAGGAACAGGACCCACACGCCATACCCGCAGAATTAAGCTCAGATGTCAAAGACCGTTCTGCCCAAGGGACTTTCACCGCGGTGAAGGCCATGACCGATCGTCAAAACGTGAGCAAAGGACAGAAACCATTCAGTTGCAAGCTGTGTGGAAAGAAGTTTGCCAGGCAAAGTAATCTCAAAGCACACCAGGTTGTACACACAAGAGAGAAACGATTTAACTGCACTCAGTGTGGGCAGAAATTCACTGCGAAATGTAGCTTGAATGTACATCAGCTTGTAGTGCACAAAGGAGAGAAGCGCTTCTGCTGCACATATTGCGGGAGGGTGTTTGGTACACAGAGTCATCTTAAAGAACACCAAGTTGTGGGAAAGAAACCATATAATTGCACACAGTGTGGGGAGGATTTCCCAGTCAAATGTAAACTGAAACATCACTGGTCGACGGTACATAATGGCGAGAAACCGTACAGTTGCGCACACTGTGGGAAGAGTTTTCTAAGAGAAAGAAAACTGGCAGCGCACCAGCTGGTTCACACAGGAGCCAAGCCGTTTAGCTGCGCAGACTGTGGGAAGTGTTTCACAGCCAGAAGTAGTCTGAATGTTCACCATCAAACGGTGCACAGGGGAGAGAAACCGCACCGCTGTGACACATGTGGCAAGAGTTTCAGTCAGAGGAGTGGACTGAGAGCGCACCAGAGaactcacacaggagagagaccccACATTTGTACCAACTGTGGAAAGAGCTTCTCCGGCTCAAGTACCCTGAAGATACACATGAGGGTCCACACCGGAGAGAAGGCCTTTtcgtgtgatgtgtgtgggaagtgctttagTCTGGCGCCTAATCTTAACAGACACAAACggactcacacaggggagaaagCCTTTAAATGTGAGAGATGCGGGAGGAGTTTCACTCAAGCTAGCCATCTAAAAGTACATCAGCGAATTCACACGGGAGAAAGGCCATTTACCTGCGAAATATGCGGGAACCGGTTCAATCAGAAAAGTGCACTGAAGGTACACCAGGCAGTTCACTCATTTGAGAAGCCACACAATTGTGCAGAGTGTGGAAAGTGTTTCTCTTCCGCGGCAAATCTTTGTAAACACCAGCTGATACACACTGTAGGGAAACCacacagctgcagtgtgtgtggaaagaGTTTCCGTACAGCAAACAGTCTTAAAATTCATGAGCAAGCTCACACAAGTGGGAAGCCTTTTCGTTGCGATGTATGTGGACAGCGCTACAGTTCTGCAAGTTATCTCAACACACACCAAATTATTCACACAGGAGTGAAACCATACAGTTGCAGTGAATGTGGGAAAGGTTTCATAAGGCAAAGCACTCTTAATTCACACCAGCGGACTCACACAGGAGAAAAACCATATAGTTGTCAGGAGTGTGGCAAGAGCTTCAGCGTTCCTCAGAATTTGACTCGACACCAGCGTATTCACACAGGAGATAAACCATTTGTCTGCGGTGTTTGTGGAACTGGTTTCTGTCAGGCAAATAATCTTAAAGCGCACCAGCAAACGCATACGGGAGAGAGACCATTCGTGTGTGATAAATGTGGGAAACGTTTTTCTGCTCTGAGAAACCTTAAAGAGCATAAGTGTGCTTATCGTTGA